The Motacilla alba alba isolate MOTALB_02 chromosome 14, Motacilla_alba_V1.0_pri, whole genome shotgun sequence genome includes a region encoding these proteins:
- the EMP2 gene encoding epithelial membrane protein 2 has product MLILLAFIIVFHIISAALLFISTIDNAWWVGDNFSTDVWRVCITNTSTCMAITDEFNEYQSIQAVQAAMILSTIFCCVAFLVFILQLFRLKQGERFVLTSVIQLLSCLCVMIAASIYTDRHEELHQSHGYVMEVSKGQYGYSFVLAWIAFAFTLISGVMYLVLRKRK; this is encoded by the exons ATGCTGATTCTCCTGGCCTTCATTATTGTGTTTCACATaatctcagcagcactgctgttcATCTCAACTATTGACAAT GCCTGGTGGGTGGGAGATAACTTTTCTACAGATGTCTGGAGAGTGTGTATCACGAATACGAGCACCTGCATGGCTATCACTGATGAGTTCAATG AGTATCAATCAATTCAGGCTGTTCAGGCCGCCATGATCCTGTCTACGATTTTCTGCTGTGTggcatttctggttttcattcttCAACTCTTCCGTCTAAAGCAAGGAGAAAGATTTGTGTTAACCTCTGTTATCCAGCTCCTGTCAT gtCTGTGTGTTATGATTGCAGCTTCCATTTACACAGACAGGCATGAAGAACTGCACCAGAGCCATGGATATGTAATGGAAGTTTCCAAAGGCCAATATGGCTATTCCTTTGTCTTAGCCTGGATTGCCTTTGCCTTTACCCTGATCAGTGGAGTGATGTACTTAGTATTAAGGAAGCGTAAATAA